The Vanessa atalanta chromosome 2, ilVanAtal1.2, whole genome shotgun sequence genome has a segment encoding these proteins:
- the LOC125071681 gene encoding protein obstructor-E has product MRISARFAVLALCISFAQAGILLQNAPACPESYGVQAYAHPELCDQFFLCTNGTLTVETCENGLLFDGKGAVHNHCNYHWAVDCGERKADLTPYSTPGCEYQFGIYPDSEECSTSYIKCAYGVPHQEPCTPGLVYDERIHGCNWPDLLQPFCNPEAVVGFKCPTKVPAHTQSAKFWPFPRFPVPGDCHRLITCVEGNPRLITCEEGKVFDDQNLTCEDPELVPHCAHA; this is encoded by the exons ctCAGGCAGGAATTCTTCTACAAAATGCCCCGGCCTGTCCCGAATCATATGGAGTTCAG gctTACGCCCACCCTGAGCTCTGCGACCAATTCTTTCTGTGTACAAATGGTACCCTCACCGTAGAGACGTGTGAGAACGGTCTCCTGTTCGACGGGAAAGGTGCTGTACACAATCACTGCAATTATCACTGGGCTGTGGACTGTGGAGAGAGAAAGGCTGACT TAACACCATACTCGACCCCTGGTTGCGAATATCAGTTCGGTATTTACCCCGATAGCGAGGAATGTTCCACCAGCTACATCAAGTGCGCATACGGAGTACCCCATCAGGAACCTTGCACGCCCGGTCTTGTATACGATGAACGTATCCATGGCTGCAACTGGCCTGATCTTCTGCAACCTTTCTGTAACCCCGAAG cTGTAGTCGGCTTCAAGTGCCCAACTAAAGTTCCAGCACACACCCAATCAGCCAAGTTCTGGCCTTTCCCTCGCTTCCCAGTACCAGGCGACTGCCATAGACTAATCACCTGCGTGGAAGGCAACCCTCGTCTCATCACCTGCGAAGAAGGCAAGGTCTTCGATGACCAGAACCTGACCTGCGAAGACCCCGAATTAGTGCCCCACTGCGCGCACGCGTga
- the LOC125071336 gene encoding protein obstructor-E-like yields MAFKSSIGVVFLACLVVLASSAVPKNGKRKPVNPPARAAADDAERDAEITNSCPDDGFFADAEQCDKYYECRDGKIIEKLCPDGMVFNDYSPDEEKCDLPFNIDCSQRPKLQTPIPAQHCPRQNGYFSHSDPKECGKFYYCVDGKFNMITCPDGLVYNDKSGICTWPDEAKKKGCGAADVFQFDCPLVNETFGLTHPRYADPEDCQFFYVCINGNTPRRSGCKLGQAFDDVNKKCEWARKVPECADWYKGQLTDSELDALENPPTPKPKPAGSPSRRKPMRPGKGKQIEVDEE; encoded by the exons ATGGCGTTCAAGTCATCCATAGGTGTTGTTTTCTTGGCGTGTCTAGTTG TATTAGCATCATCAGCAGTTCCAAAGAACGGAAAGAGGAAACCAGTGAATCCACCAGCGCGCGCTGCCGCCGATGACGCTGAACGAGATGCGGAGATCACAAACTCTTGTCCAGACGACGGTTTCTTTGCGGATGCCGAGCAGTGTGACAAATACTACGAGTGCAG agatGGCAAGATTATAGAAAAGCTTTGTCCTGATGGTATGGTGTTCAATGACTACAGCCCAGATGAGGAGAAATGTGACCTCCCGTTCAACATCGATTGCTCTCAGCGTCCTAAGCTAC AAACTCCCATCCCCGCCCAGCACTGCCCACGTCAAAATGGATACTTTTCCCACTCAGACCCTAAAGAATGCGGTAAATTCTATTACTGTGTGGACGGCAAGTTTAACATGATCACGTGCCCTGATGGTCTCGTGTACAACGACAAAAGCGGTATCTGCACCTGGCCCGATGAGGCTAAGAAGAAGGGTTGTGGAGCTGCTG atGTCTTCCAATTTGACTGTCCTCTTGTAAATGAGACTTTCGGTTTGACACATCCTCGGTACGCTGACCCTGAGGACTGCCAGTTCTTCTATGTATGCATCAATGGCAACACCCCTAGACGCTCCGGTTGTAAGCTCGGACAAGCCTTCGATGACGTCAACAAGAAGTGTGAATGGGCGAGAAAGGTGCCTGAATG cgCTGATTGGTACAAGGGACAGCTAACAGACTCCGAATTGGATGCCCTAGAGAACCCACCTACGCCTAAACCCAAACCAGCCGGCTCTCCATCACGTCGCAAGCCAATGCGCCCAGGAAAGGGGAAACAAATCGAGGTTGACGAGGAATAG